Below is a genomic region from Campylobacter geochelonis.
AAAAAGCCTAAATTTGCGCGTAGTTGAACTCATAGCTGGCTCAACACTGCTTTTTATAACTATTTTGATGATTCAAGCAAACATTTTTGAAACAAATAAAAGCTTCATCGGAGAGCAAATCATACTCTCCTTAAAAGATTTTATAGGAAGTATTGGGGTTTGGGTTTTTATACTGATGATGTTTGGGCTATCTTTAATTTTGATTTTTGAAGATAGGATTATAGTTATTATAAAAAAAGCATTCATCACTCCAAAGTCAAATTTAAGCATTAACATAGACCAAAATTTATCAAATTTAGATGAAAATTTAACCAAAACAGAAGAGATTTCTCAAAATTTGCAAGTTGAGATGAGTAAAGAAAATTTTGAGCCAAATGTAGTTAACTTAGATGAAAATTTAGCAATACAACCGCAAGAAAAGGCAAAAGAAGAGAACAAAGAAGAGATAAAGATAACAAACGCAAAACCTAAAAAACTTAGAAATGTCGAACATCTAAGCGAAGTAGCTGAAAACAAAAAACTTCTTGATGAGCTTGATAAAGGAGATGTTCCTAAAGTAAAGGATTTTAAACTTCCACCTTTAAAATTTTTAAATGATGCACCAAAAAAACAAAAAAATGTCGATGAAGCGGAGATTGACCAAAAAATTTATGATTTGCTTGATAAGCTTCGCAAATTTAAGATTGATGGTGATGTGGTTCGCACATACTCTGGACCTGTTGTTACAACCTTTGAGTTTCGCCCAGCCGCACATATAAAGGTTAGTAAAATTCTAACGCTTCAAGATGATTTAGCTATGGCGCTTCGTGCAAAAACTATAAGAATTCAAGCGCCTATTCCTGGTAAAGATGTCGTAGGTATAGAAATTCCAAACAAAAACATAGAAACGATATATCTAAAAGAGGTTTTAGAAAGTGATGTCTTTAAAAATGCTTCAAGCCCACTAACTATCGCACTTGGCAAAGATATCGTTGGGCAGCCTTTTGTAACTGATCTTAAAAAACTTCCCCACCTTCTTATAGCAGGAACTACTGGAAGTGGCAAAAGTGTTGGTATAAATGCGATGCTTTTAAGCCTTTTGTATAGAAATTCTCCTAAAACTCTGCGCTTGATTATGATAGATCCAAAAATGCTTGAGTTTAGCATGTATAACGATATCCCACATCTTTTAACTCCAGTTATAACCGATGCGAAAAAGGCGGTAACCGCGCTTTCAAATTTGGTTGGTGAGATGGAAAGGCGATATAAAGTTATGGCAAACACTCATACTAAAAATATCGAAAATTACAACGAAAAAGCGCTAAAAGAGGGCGGGGAAACTATGCCTTATATCGTTGTTATCATCGATGAGTTGGCTGATTTGATGATGAATAGTGGCAAAGATGTTGAGTTTTACATCGCTCGTCTTGCTCAAATGGCAAGAGCTAGTGGAATTCATCTTATAGTAGCGACTCAACGTCCAAGCGTGGATGTTGTAACTGGACTTATAAAGGCGAATTTACCAAGTAGAATCAGTTTTAGAGTCGGACAAAAAATCGACTCGAAGGTGATTTTAGATCAGATGGGAGCAGATAGTTTGCTTGGACGAGGCGATATGCTTTTTACGCCACCATCAAGCCCTGGGCTTATAAGACTGCACGCGCCGTTTGCTAGCGAAGAGGAGATTATCAACATAGTTGAGTTTTTAAAATCGCAAGAAAGCGTTGTTTATGATGATAAATTTTTAAAAGATGAGAGCGAGCAGGGTGGAAATTTAGCTGGAAATAGTGGCGAAAATATTGAGTTAGATGAACTTTATGAAGATGCAAAACAGATAGTTTTAAACGAAGAAAAAACATCCATCAGCTATCTTCAACGCCGCCTTAAAATAGGCTACAACAGAGCCGCTTCGATAGTAGAACAGCTTGAGGCTATGGGAGTTTTAACAGAGGTAAATGCAAAAGGTCAAAGGGATATAGTTAAATAAATTTAAAATTTTAATATCAGTTTTTTTATAAAATTAATTGCGTATGGAAAAGACTTTTGATTCGGGTATTTTGTAGTTTTTATAATGCTTTAGCTTATTTGATTTAAAAATGTGTGATTTTTATAGTTTAAATTTAACTTAATGTTAATTTAGATCAAATTTGAGCTTTTTGCAAAACGAACTCATGCTAAATTTATATAATTGTGATAAATAAAGCTAAAAATAGAGCAAACGATAGGTAGGTTTATAAAATTTAGTTATTTTTATATCATTTTAGCATGATTTTTTACTTATTAATTCAAATTATTTAGATATGTAAATTTCTAATGATACTAGAAAATATATTTTATAAATTTACGAATTTGATTTTAATTTTTGCAGTAATTTTAGCTTAAAAATCTTTTTGTAGTATAGTTATAGCTTTTAAAAACCATTTATGAATAAAATTAGCATTTTATCGTGCAAAAAAGCTAGTTAAAAGTATGCACTATAAAATAGAAGCTTTTTTAAAGCGAGAAAATACTAGCAATCTTTCAAAACTAGTTTAAATTTTGCTTAGAACAAGATATAAATTTATATTAAAATTTAATATTTGTATCAAATATTTTTGAAATTCTTTATTTTTAGTAATAATCGGTTGGCTACGTCTACTTAGAAATTTTCATTTAACAAGCTTGTATTTTATAATTTAAAAGTATTTGAAGAATTTTATAAGTTTGCTAAAAGCTAGCAAAATCACTTTTTGTATCTTTAAAATTATTTTAAAAACTTTTTATAATATTTATTTAAATAAAAATATATTATTAAATTTATAAACTTAAAAATTGAATAATATATGCATAATCTATCTAGCTTTCAAGGTTTTAATACTATAGCAAAAAAGATTTAAAAGTTTTAATCATCATAGAAAGCAGATGTAGCCAGAAATAGTAGAACTATCAAGCGTATGACAGAGCATTTAAACTCGCGAGGATGTAGCGTAGTAGCGATTTATTAAGCTAAGTGGTGTTGCGACCAACTCGGCGTTGTTTCAAGATACGCAGCATATCTTCTAAGCGGTGCAGAGTAATGATATCTTATATTGCTTTAATTGCACAAACGATGCGTTGAGTCTTTTTCTGATATATAAATATGCTATTAAGCTACTAATATGGCTTGAAATATGCAAATTTACTTATGAAAAATAACAATTTGATAAGTTATAAAAATATTGCTAAAGCTTTAGAAAAGCGAAGAAATAATGCTTGTGGTGCATCAATAGCGCAATAGTTAGACTTGTTATATAAGCAAAGAGCAATGTATCTTTCAAGAAGTTTCTAGCTTTGAAATGATTTTATCTAGCTCAGACTCATCATATTTAATATAAATAAAGAAATGCAAATAACGCCCTAGCTACGGTATTTCTTAAATAAATCGAATTTAAGCTAAATTTAGCTAAATATTATTAAAATTTATAAATTAGCAGAACTAAGATAAATTTAATTATAAATAAGAGTCTTTAAATTTGCATTTAAAACAAAAATTTTATAATAATATTAAAAATTCAAAGCATAAATTTAACATAAAATTATAAAATAAACTTCTAATTTTACATTTATTTATAAAATTAAAAATATATGGTTAAAGAATATATATAAATTTTAAACCAAAAATATCTAAATTTTTATAAGCTTCTCATATATTCATTATCATAAATGCCTAAAATTCGCTCTTGAATTGATTTATCCCAGCCGTTTTTTATTGTTTTTAGCTTTTTTAATTTTTCCAAAAGCTCTAAATGCTCTTTTGGCGCGTAAAATAGCTGATTTAACTCCATGATACTTAAATTTGCACTATCTTTTTGCACAATTTCAACCTCATCGCCACATTTGCAACTTCCATTTTCAACCACTCTGTAGTACCAGCCAGTTCGCCCAGTTTTAAAAATTTCGGCTGTAAATTTGGCATTATTAAAAAATTTTGAAATTTTAAAGCATGGCTTTCTAGGCTGACTAACTTGCAAAACCAAAGAGCCTATTTTGTGTATATCGCCCACGCAAACGCTGTTTTCATCAAGCTCATCTATGCTTAAATTCTCACCCATATCTCCAAATTCAATTTTAGTTTCTAAAAAATTTTCCCAAATTTTGTAGTTTTTAGCGCTATTTGCAAAGATTGCTTTTTCGATTCCGCCGTGATTTTTAGTATCTGCAACGCTATCGTTTATAAATCCAAGCTCGTTTGCATAAACCTCGCCTTGAAATGCAACTTTTTTCATCGCACTTTGCCATGGTTTTTCTAGCAAATTTATATAATTTTCTTTGCCATATTTTTGAATTTTTCCAACACCTAAAAACAAAATTTTAGCCATCTTTTGCCCTTTTTCTCGTAATTATACCACTTGTTTATGAGTTTTAAAGGGGAATTTCATTAGAATTTGCAACTTTATGGAGGAAAATTTGAGAACTGATAGAACGCTTTTTTATGTTTGCACTATTTTGATAACTATAGGAGTGGTTTTTTCGCTCTCTTTGACTGCGTTTACTGTTTTGGCGTATGATTATGACCACTTGCATTTTTTTATCAGACAGTTTGGAGTTGGCGTTATCGGGGTGTTTTTGATGTGGAGCATTTCTATGTTAAATCCAGATAAAATTCTCACTTTTATCGGACTATTTTTGTTTTTAACGATGTTTGTTGTCATGATAACCATGCCTTTTTTACCACCATCAATCGTAAAAGAGGTAAATGGAGCTAATCGTTGGATAAGATTTCCTGGAATTTCATTTGCTCCGGTTGAGTTTTTTAAAATCGGATTTATATACTTTTTAGCTTGGAGTTTTACCAGGAAGATAGATGATACAAAAAAATCGTTTTGGACAGAGGTTTTTATACTTTTTCCATATACTATAGTTTTTTCGTTTATTATTTATATAATAGCTTTTTTGCAAAATGACTTGGGGCAAATTTTTGTTTTGAGTTTAGTGCTTTTGATGATGGTGATTTTTGCTGGAACAAGTTTTAAAATTCTAGGCAGTGGAGCTATGCTTTTAGTGGTTGCTGTTTTTTTGGTTATCACTATGAGTGAGCATCGTATAAGGCGTGTGTATTCGTGGTGGGCTGGAATTCAAGATATCGTTTTGTCATTTTTACCAAGCGATATCGCACAAAAACTTCACATAGAAGGCGCTCAAACACCTTATCAAATTTCTCACTCTCTAAACGCTATAAACAACGGTGGGTTTTTTGGACAAGGGCTTGGCATGGGAACGTTTAAGCTAGGTTTTTTAAGCGAGGTTCATACCGACTTTGTTTTAGCTGGTATTGCAGAAGAGGCTGGGTTTTTTATGCTTGTAGTGATAGTAGGGCTGTTTTTTACGCTGCTTTATAGGATTTTTAAAATTTCATCAAGGGCAAAAAATAATGTTTATTATCTATTTTCGCTTGGTATTGGTTTTATGTTTTTGTTCTCTTTTATGGTAAATTCATACGGCATAACATCTCTAACTCCAGTAAAAGGCTTGGCTGTGCCATTTATAAGTTATGGCGGAAGTCAGCTTTTAGCAGCTTGTTTTGCTATAGGGCTTGTTTTAATGGTATCTAAAAAATCAAAACTAGAAGGCTGATATGAGTATACTTATCACAGGTGGTGGGACTGGCGGACACCTAATCATAGCTAAAACTATCGCACTTGAGCTTAAAAAGCGAGGCATTAAAACTGTTTTTGTAGGCTCAACAAAGGGGCAAGATAAAAAATGGTTTGAAGGAAGTAATATCTTTGATAAAACATACTTTTTACAAAGTAGTGGAGTGGTAAATAAAAGCGGGTTGGCTAAATTTAACTCACTTTTTAACATCTTAAAACTATCATTTAAATGCAAAGATATCTTTAAAAATGAGGGTGTAGAGGCGGTTTTAAGCGTTGGGGGGTATAGTTCATCGCCAGCGTCTTTTTGGGCTGTATTTAGCAAAACACCATTTTTTATACACGAACAAAATGCGATGATAGGCAGACTTAACAAACTTTTAAAGCCATTTGCAAAATCGTTTTATAGCTCATACGAAGAGCCAAAATTTGACTATCCGATAAATGAGATTTTTTTTCAAAAAGCAAGAATTAGGCAAAATTTAAACACAATAATTTTCCTTGGTGGCTCGCAAGGTGCGAAATTTATAAATAACCTAGCTATGCAAATAGCGCCAAATTTGCTAGAACGCGAGATAAAAATCGTACATCAATGTGGCGGAAATGACTTTGAAAAAGTTAGCAAATTTTATAAAGAAAAGCGCCTTGATGTAGATGTTTTTGACTTTTCGCTAAATTTAGCCAGTAAGATAGAGCAAGCGGATTTGTGTGTTGGGCGAAGTGGCGCAAGCACGCTTTGGGAACTTTGTGCAAACCAGCTTCCAGCGATATTTATCCCATTTCCTTACGCGGCAAACGATCATCAGTTTTATAATGCTAAATTTTTGCAAGATATGGGTTTGTGTAAAATCTTTCGAGAAAGTGGCATTGAAAATGAGAAAATTATCGATGAAATTTTAAACTACGATGTAAATTTAGTAAGCCAAAATTTAGCCAAAGTTGTAGGCAAAAATGGTGGCGAAAAAATCGTTGATGATATGCTAAAAAAAGCTAAATTCAAAGAAGTATAAGTGGTCGATATAAACATAATTTCTGGTATTATCGCCCTTGTTGCGGTGGCATTTGCTTTTGTGATATTTTTTAGTCAAGATGATAAGAAAGATAGTTGAAATTTTAAATTTAGTTTATTTTTAAAAAAGTTTTTGCAAATTTGCTATCTTTGGCGATATAAATGCTGCGTATTTTCCGCAAAAATTTATAATATTGGGTGTGAAAAACTTGCATTATGCCAAACGAAAATTAGGCTGATAGATTTAAAATTTGATAAATGAAACTAAGTCATATTGTCTACAAGAAGTTTTTATAAATCTGCTTGCATTGACTGTAAAGCTGTAAAATCGATGACTAAGAAATATTGCGCTTAAAGATGGCTAAAATGCGCGGAATTTGGTTGCTAAATTTAGCCAGTAAATTTTACTAAACTAGAAATTTTAAAACTTGAGTTTGTAAAAAAACTGGCGAATTTATGAGAAAATATAAAGCTTTATTTTGAGGTCAGCTGGGCTTTGAAGATAGTATCGCTGTTTTGATGTATTTAAATTTATATAGTTTTTACTACCTAAATTTTACAAAAATGTTTATGAATAGTTTTGTTTATTGCTATATTTATGGCTAAAAATGACTTTGCAATTTTTTAAAATAAGATTTTGAAGGTATTGTTTGTAAATCTTTTGTAATGCACCAGATAGAGACTTTGCTGTATTTTACGGAAAATTGGTATAAAAATATTTAGGCTCAAAACAAGTTAAGCGGATTTTCTCTTATCAATTTAAGTAAAATTTGATATAAGTTTTCTCTGTTATTAAACCTAAATTCACACTCTTTTAAGTGCAATATAAAATTATCTTTTTTATGCCTTTAAATTTACTTAACCTATGCTTTGCATAACCCCAGAAATTCTCTATACCATTTATGTGATTTTTACCATTAGCGAATTCATTTTTGCAGTGTTTTATACGGTAATGAGCTTTTGCTCCATAATCCACTAAACCATCATAAGCTCTCCAACTATCAGAGTAAATAATACTCTCATTTAGCTCACTAAACTCTCTTAATATTGACACTAGCTCACTTGCACTGCAGTTTTTAACTACTTGTGTATAGACCTTACCATTCTTGTTTTAACATACCAAATACTAGTTGTTTATTAGCTGCACCTATGCCTCTTTTGCCTCTTACTCTTTTAGCTCCTTCTATTTACAGTTACTAGCAAAGCGAAGTAAAAAGTAGCTTTCATCTATTTCTATCTCGCCATCAAATTTAGAAATTTCCTCGCATTCTTGTGCCATTAAAATTCTTATCTCTTTTAGAATTTTATTGATAGAATTTCTAGAAGTATTACAAATTTCAGCTATCTTTACAGCTTCTAAATCAAGGCAAAAATACTTGAGAATTTCACGAAATTTCTTTTCAGAAATTCGGGAACGGTATATGTATTTGTTTTTCATCGACAGCATAGTAGTTAAAAACCCCTTTAAAAGTTTTTAACTTGTCTTGAGCCTAAATTTAATAATCTGTTTATATTATAATAAATATTTATGTAATTTGTATTAAAAAGAGAGTGCGGAATTTTATAGATAAAAAATAAATTTAGATAAGTTTTTAGAATTTATCTAAATTTTTCCTTATAGCACGGAAATTTTATAGGTTAAATGTCTAAATTTTCTTATCACCAAACAAGTTTCAATACAAAATTTGTTCAAGCAAAATCATCAGTATTTCTACTGCCTTCCGCTTCGCTTCACTGTTTCAATACAAAATTTGTTCAAGCAAAATTCTTATTAATTTGCAAGATATAGTAGCCAAAGGCACGTTTCAATACAAAATTTGTTCAAGCAAAATAACTAGCAGGTATTATAGAAATTGCCTCGCTAGGCGGTTTCAATACAAAATTTGTTCAAGCAAAATGATAAGGCTAAAGTTCTTGAGATTATTAAAAGATAGTTTCAATACAAAATTTGTTCAAGCAAAATATTTTAGATAAAGATGGAACATATGTAATCATGACGTTTTAATTCAAAATTTGTTCAAGCAAAAGATTTTATAAATCTGTTTTTATAGTCTACTTAAAGATTTTTAATACAAAATTTAGCTACAAAGCAACAAAAACATCTTATTATCTTAAATTTCATCTATGTTTATATCATAAAATAATTAAAGTATTAAAATGTTTCTATAAAGTTATTTTTAATCTGTAGTATTCTCTTAAAATTACAGGAGGAAAACATGAAAAAATTTAGCTGTTTTGTAGCTTTTATCTTAGTTGGTTCACAGCTTTTAGCTGAGCAAAAATTTAGCGCCACATTAGCAGGACACGCTATTTTGCCAGCTGCTTCGTTTATAAATGTCCCAGATGATGCGCCAGAGTTGCTTCGCACAAATGGTAAATTTGAAAAAACAAAGCGAACCGATAGACTAAAATCCTTTGAGGGTGTGTCAAATGGCAGACCAACAGGCGTGATGTATCCTTTTAGCGCTCAACCAGCACAAGGGCATTCTGGAATCATAAGTTTAGGAGATGATAGATTTGTTTTGTTAAGTGACAATGGGCTTGGAAATAAGTTAAACTCAAAAGATAGTGCACTTTTTTATAACATCTATAAAGTTGATTTTAAAACTGGAGAATTTAAACGAGAAAAGAGCGTATTTTTACACGACCCAAACAAAAAAGTTCCATTTGCAATCCAAACAGAAGCGACAAAAGAGCGATATTTAACCGGTGGAGACTTTGACCCTGAGAGTATTCAGTTTGTTGGCGAGTTTGTATATATCGGCGATGAGTTTGGACCATATATCATAAAAGCCGATAAAAACGGCGTTGTGATAGATGTGTTTGACACGATAGTTGATGGCAAAATCGTTCGCTCGCCTGATAATCCAGCTTTAACTTTACCAAATTCGCCTGATGAGAATATGCCTAAATTTGAAGTAAGTCGCTCAAAAGGTTTTGAAGCGATGGCGCTAAGCAAAGATAAAACTAAACTATATCCGCTTTTAGAGGGCGCTTTGTTTGATTATAAAAGCGGCAAAAAAGAGAGCGTTGATGGGAAAAATTACTTAAGAATTTTAGAATTTGATGTTAAAAAAGATACTTGGAGCAAAAAAAGTTGGAAGTATATACTTGAAGCAAACGACCATGCTATTGGGGATTTTAACATGATAGATGAAAAACACGGACTGATAATCGAGCGTGATAATGGCGAGGGAACGAGTGATAAAGCTTGCAAAAATGGCGAAGATAAGAGTAGGTGTTTTGCTGATGTGGCTAAATTTAAGCGAGTTTATAAGGTTTGGTTAAGCGATGATGGCATAGCTAAAAAACTTGCATATATTGATTTGCTTGATATTGAGGATACACGCAAAATTTCTAAAAAACCACTTGTTAATGGTAAATTTGTCTTTCCGTTTTTTACTATAGAAAATGTCGATGTCGTAGATAAAACCCACATCGTTGTTGGTAATGATAACAACTATCCCAAATCATCTAGCCGTGAGCCAAACAAAGCTGATGATAACGAGCTGATTTTGCTGGATGTGGGTGAGTTTTTAAAGTAGTTTGAGTAAAAGTGCTGCAGATTTTAGCCAAATTTAAGGATTTGGCTAAAATATAAGAAATTATAACTTAAAAACTATCTTAAAATTACAAAATATTTAAGCGTTTTTTAATAAATTTACTATCTCATCAACGCTTAAAACTTTGCCACTGCTTAAGACTGTGCCATTAACAACGAGCGCTGGCATACTTAAAACATCGTATTTTAAAATCTCGTTTATATCTTCAACTTTTATAACTTGTGCAAATTTTGCACTTTTTGCAACGGCTTCTTTGGCATTTATCTCTAAGGCTTTGCACTTTGCACAACCAGTTCCTAAAATTTCTATCTTCATCAAATCTCCTTAAAAAATATAGTTAAAACTTATACCTAAAGTTATAATTCCAAAGCTAACTATAAGTATAAATATGGTTAAAAGCTTGAAGCTTATAATCTTTTTAAGCATCAAAAACTCAGGCAAACTTAGCGTAACAACTGCCATCATGAAGCTAAGTGCAGTCCCTATAGGAAGTCCTTTGGCGACCAAAGCTTCGATAAAAGGCACGATTGCAATCGCATTTGAATACATAAAAATACCGCTAAAAACCCCAACAAAAACACCAAAAACATTATCAGTATAACGCTGTATAAATCCTGTCGGGATATAACTATGAATCAGCGCTCCAATGGCGATAGCAAATAAAACATAAAGATAAATTTTGCTAATTACATCTATCATCTCATCTTTGGCTATCAAAATTCGCTCTTTTATACTAAGTTTTTGCCCATTTTGAGCTTTGTTTTCTATAGGTTTTATCTCAAAAAGCACCTCTTTTTCAAGCTTGAGTTTTGATATAAAATATCCACCAAGCATTGAAATAACAATGCCAAAAAGCGTATAAGCAAGTGTGATTTTAACTCCAAATAAAGAGATTAAAAGTGCGATTGCTACTTCGTTATTCATCGGAGCTGATATAAGGTAGGTAAATGTCACGCCCAAAGGGATTCTTGCTTGCAAAAATCCGATAAAAAGCGGTATAGCACTACATGAGCAAAATGGCGTTATAACTCCAAAAATCGCAGCGTATAAATAACCATAAAATGGGTGTTTGCTCTTTATATACTCGCGAACTTTTTGCGCATTTATAAAGGTTTGTAAAAATGATATAACCCAAACGATAACAACAATCAAAGCTAAAATTTTTATACTGTCATAGATAAAAAAATGAACTATATCGCCTAAATTTCCACTTAAATTTAGCCATTCGTAAACAAATTTTCTTGAAATATCATACCACATTTAACTCATCCTTTACTACTTTTACGAGTTTTTCTTGCATTAAATTTAGCGTTTTTTCAAACTCGCTAAACTCCTTGTCGCTTGGATCGTCAAAGGCTAAATGAAGCGTTTTGGCTGCATTTTTAACGACTGGACAACTCTTTTTAGCATCATCGCAAAGTGTAATTGCTAAATCAAAACTCTCACAAAGCGAATTTAAGGGCTTTGGATAGAGTTTGTTTGTGAAAATACCTTTTTGGATTAATAATTTTTTTGCATTTGGATTTATCTCATTTGATGGATTGCTTCCAGCGCTATAAGCCTTGATAATACCGCTAAATTGCGCATTTATCAAGGCTTCTGCCATGATAGAGCGACACGAGTTGTGAGTGCAGACAAATAGCACTTTTTTTATACTGTGAGGCAAAATTTCACACTCAAGGTATGAAATTTCTTTTAAAGTAGCCGTTCTAAACTCATCTAATGGACTTCGAAGAGAATAATACGACCACTTGCCATCTTTTCTTACCTTTAAAAAACCGCCATCTTTTAAGATTTTAAGATGTCTTGAAAGGCGTGATTGTATCATGCAAAAAGCCTCTTGGAGTTCGCATACACAGCATTCGCCATTGGTTTGTAGATATTTTAAGATTTTGATTCTTGTTTCATCGTTTAGCGATGAGATTGTCTGTAAAAAATCTTGCAAATTTAGTCCTTTTTAAAATTTTCGTAAGTATAGCGAAATCATATCGATAAATCAAGATATCTTGATATGAAAACATTTATATATCTTGAAAGTGGAAAATAATAAGCGAATAGAGAGAAGCTTGAAGTTGTTGCGAGTTGTTGTTGCGAGTTGTTGTTGCGAGTTGTTGTTGCGAGTTGTTGTTGCGAGTTGTTGTTGCGAGTTGTTGTTGCGAGTTGTTGTTGCGAGTTGTTGTTGCGAGTTGTTGTTGCGAGTTGTTGTTGCGAGTTGTTGTTGCGAGTTGTTGTTGCTATGCGGTCAAAGAATATAATTTATTTTTATAATTTCATATCTAATCAAACTTATTTTTATAGCAAAAAACAGGCTGATAATTAAGTTAAATTTTATTTTTATTAAAATTTAACTAAATCAAATTTGAAAAAAAGTTTAATTAAAACCTTTTTTATGACAATTTAACGTATTGTTAAGCTATATTTAAATATAAATTTATTATTAATATCTAATAAAATTTAAAATAAAATAATAAATATTTATATAAACCGCGCAGAATTTTTATAGTAGTAAAATTGCCGTATAGAATTTACTATGTATTATCTTTATAAAAAATTTTAAAAAATTAGTAATATAACCTTATAATTATATAAAAATGATATTTTTTTCTAACCTTTTGTTAAGTTAATTTCTATAGAATTAACACTAAATTTAATATATAAGGAAAAATATGAAAAAGATAGCTTTGGCTCTAGTAGCGCTCGCTGTAATGGCGTTTGCCGATGTTAAAACTGTGGTGGTAACTCCAGAGATACTAAGTGATAAAACTTTGCAAATAGTTGATGTAAGAACTCCGGCAGAATGGGCGCAAACTGGCGTGGTTAAAGGAGCTGTCAAAGTATCATATACTAGCGAAAATGGTGTAAATGAAAATTTTGTAAACGAGCTAAAAGCAGCAGGAATCGACCCGAATAAACCAGTTGCTTTGCTGTGTCATAGCGGAAACAGAAGCAAAAAAGCAGCCAAGTTGCTTGATGAAGCTGGGTTTAAAAATATTATCGATTTAGATGGCGGTGTTACAAGGCTTGAAAACGAGTATAAATATCCGTTAGTAAAAGAGTAAATGAAGAGTTTGTTGATGGCTGAATTTGGTGATAAAAACCTTATAAAAGTAAAAAGCACACCTTTGCTTTCAAAGATGCTTGAAGATGAAAATTTGCAAATTATCGATATAAGAACCTCGCAAGAATGGGAAGATGGAAGCGTAAAAGGCGCTATAAAAATAACGTTTATCGATGAACTAGGGCAGGTAAATCCAGACTTTTTAGATGAGTTTGATGCAAAAACTGA
It encodes:
- a CDS encoding DNA translocase FtsK, coding for MIQANIFETNKSFIGEQIILSLKDFIGSIGVWVFILMMFGLSLILIFEDRIIVIIKKAFITPKSNLSINIDQNLSNLDENLTKTEEISQNLQVEMSKENFEPNVVNLDENLAIQPQEKAKEENKEEIKITNAKPKKLRNVEHLSEVAENKKLLDELDKGDVPKVKDFKLPPLKFLNDAPKKQKNVDEAEIDQKIYDLLDKLRKFKIDGDVVRTYSGPVVTTFEFRPAAHIKVSKILTLQDDLAMALRAKTIRIQAPIPGKDVVGIEIPNKNIETIYLKEVLESDVFKNASSPLTIALGKDIVGQPFVTDLKKLPHLLIAGTTGSGKSVGINAMLLSLLYRNSPKTLRLIMIDPKMLEFSMYNDIPHLLTPVITDAKKAVTALSNLVGEMERRYKVMANTHTKNIENYNEKALKEGGETMPYIVVIIDELADLMMNSGKDVEFYIARLAQMARASGIHLIVATQRPSVDVVTGLIKANLPSRISFRVGQKIDSKVILDQMGADSLLGRGDMLFTPPSSPGLIRLHAPFASEEEIINIVEFLKSQESVVYDDKFLKDESEQGGNLAGNSGENIELDELYEDAKQIVLNEEKTSISYLQRRLKIGYNRAASIVEQLEAMGVLTEVNAKGQRDIVK
- a CDS encoding MOSC domain-containing protein, producing the protein MAKILFLGVGKIQKYGKENYINLLEKPWQSAMKKVAFQGEVYANELGFINDSVADTKNHGGIEKAIFANSAKNYKIWENFLETKIEFGDMGENLSIDELDENSVCVGDIHKIGSLVLQVSQPRKPCFKISKFFNNAKFTAEIFKTGRTGWYYRVVENGSCKCGDEVEIVQKDSANLSIMELNQLFYAPKEHLELLEKLKKLKTIKNGWDKSIQERILGIYDNEYMRSL
- a CDS encoding peptidoglycan glycosyltransferase FtsW, translating into MRTDRTLFYVCTILITIGVVFSLSLTAFTVLAYDYDHLHFFIRQFGVGVIGVFLMWSISMLNPDKILTFIGLFLFLTMFVVMITMPFLPPSIVKEVNGANRWIRFPGISFAPVEFFKIGFIYFLAWSFTRKIDDTKKSFWTEVFILFPYTIVFSFIIYIIAFLQNDLGQIFVLSLVLLMMVIFAGTSFKILGSGAMLLVVAVFLVITMSEHRIRRVYSWWAGIQDIVLSFLPSDIAQKLHIEGAQTPYQISHSLNAINNGGFFGQGLGMGTFKLGFLSEVHTDFVLAGIAEEAGFFMLVVIVGLFFTLLYRIFKISSRAKNNVYYLFSLGIGFMFLFSFMVNSYGITSLTPVKGLAVPFISYGGSQLLAACFAIGLVLMVSKKSKLEG
- the murG gene encoding undecaprenyldiphospho-muramoylpentapeptide beta-N-acetylglucosaminyltransferase; the protein is MSILITGGGTGGHLIIAKTIALELKKRGIKTVFVGSTKGQDKKWFEGSNIFDKTYFLQSSGVVNKSGLAKFNSLFNILKLSFKCKDIFKNEGVEAVLSVGGYSSSPASFWAVFSKTPFFIHEQNAMIGRLNKLLKPFAKSFYSSYEEPKFDYPINEIFFQKARIRQNLNTIIFLGGSQGAKFINNLAMQIAPNLLEREIKIVHQCGGNDFEKVSKFYKEKRLDVDVFDFSLNLASKIEQADLCVGRSGASTLWELCANQLPAIFIPFPYAANDHQFYNAKFLQDMGLCKIFRESGIENEKIIDEILNYDVNLVSQNLAKVVGKNGGEKIVDDMLKKAKFKEV
- a CDS encoding esterase-like activity of phytase family protein; protein product: MKKFSCFVAFILVGSQLLAEQKFSATLAGHAILPAASFINVPDDAPELLRTNGKFEKTKRTDRLKSFEGVSNGRPTGVMYPFSAQPAQGHSGIISLGDDRFVLLSDNGLGNKLNSKDSALFYNIYKVDFKTGEFKREKSVFLHDPNKKVPFAIQTEATKERYLTGGDFDPESIQFVGEFVYIGDEFGPYIIKADKNGVVIDVFDTIVDGKIVRSPDNPALTLPNSPDENMPKFEVSRSKGFEAMALSKDKTKLYPLLEGALFDYKSGKKESVDGKNYLRILEFDVKKDTWSKKSWKYILEANDHAIGDFNMIDEKHGLIIERDNGEGTSDKACKNGEDKSRCFADVAKFKRVYKVWLSDDGIAKKLAYIDLLDIEDTRKISKKPLVNGKFVFPFFTIENVDVVDKTHIVVGNDNNYPKSSSREPNKADDNELILLDVGEFLK
- a CDS encoding thioredoxin family protein; the encoded protein is MKIEILGTGCAKCKALEINAKEAVAKSAKFAQVIKVEDINEILKYDVLSMPALVVNGTVLSSGKVLSVDEIVNLLKNA